The proteins below come from a single Chiloscyllium punctatum isolate Juve2018m chromosome 20, sChiPun1.3, whole genome shotgun sequence genomic window:
- the LOC140492320 gene encoding transcription factor Atoh1-like, whose product MSHLRKLATARWLLQESPPDPGEVSPSDPANAARFASAEPCAWLSPAFPASCPHFPHPYCSPAGSIAPRCHQQVSQGAVASIIPKLPPQAAVQASELCGVKGQAKATSKQLAEPPKHRRLAANARERKRMHGLNHAFDELRSVIPAFDNDKKLSKYETLQMAQIYIAELTELLQNVSQQNLGAGSSLSDCPNVKLCPTKCCSLQTPVAACSNIPDGPPKVLSDSTGDTGSAAQRLKLLSPCKSTRNESKVTSSRSDGESSPHSHSSDWEEAQAESMACQRSEHLSDLSRAPMARKAS is encoded by the coding sequence ATGTCCCACCTTCGGAAACTGGCCACTGCGCGCTGGCTACTGCAAGAGTCGCCGCCCGATCCCGGCGAGGTGTCACCCAGTGATCCAGCCAACGCCGCACGCTTCGCCAGCGCCGAGCCATGCGCTTGGCTCTCGCCTGCTTTTCCGGCAAGCTGTCCACACTTTCCTCACCCCTACTGCTCACCCGCGGGAAGCATCGCGCCTCGCTGTCACCAGCAGGTCTCGCAGGGAGCAGTGGCCAGCATCATCCCCAAACTGCCCCCACAGGCTGCAGTGCAGGCCAGTGAGCTTTGCGGGGTGAAAGGCCAGGCAAAAGCGACAAGCAAGCAATTGGCGGAGCCACCCAAGCATCGACGACTCGCCGCAAATGCACGCGAAAGGAAGAGGATGCATGGACTGAATCACGCGTTTGACGAGCTACGGAGTGTCATTCCAGCTTTTGACAATGACAAGAAACTTTCCAAATACGAAACACTGCAGATGGCGCAGATCTATATAGCAGAATTGACTGAACTTCTGCAGAATGTGAGCCAGCAGAACCTAGGTGCTGGCAGTTCGCTATCCGACTGCCCAAACGTTAAACTCTGTCCTACGAAATGCTGCAGTTTGCAAACCCCAGTTGCTGCATGTTCTAACATCCCTGATGGCCCTCCAAAGGTTCTTTCCGACAGTACTGGGGACACAGGATCTGCAGCTCAGCGCTTGAAGTTACTCTCTCCTTGCAAATCGACCAGAAATGAAAGTAAAGTGACTTCTAGTCGCAGTGATGGAGAATCTTCTCCTCACTCTCATTCCAGCGACTGGGAGGAGGCACAGGCAGAGAGTATGGCCTGCCAACGCTCAGAACACTTGTCAGATCTCTCACGTGCTCCGATGGCGCGGAAAGCCAGTTAG